In the genome of Raphanus sativus cultivar WK10039 chromosome 4, ASM80110v3, whole genome shotgun sequence, one region contains:
- the LOC130511779 gene encoding uncharacterized protein LOC130511779: MASLATKMILPSENGYRAWEDQTLFKWRKRDPHVTLRCHDSVEGSLRYWYQRNNVDLTVSKSAVWNDDAVQASLDSAAFWVDGLPFVKSLSGYWNFFLAPTPANVPEKFYDAAFSDSDWKALPVPSNWQCHGFDRPIYTNIVYPFLNDPPHVPEDNPTGCYRTYFQIPKDWKDRRILLHFEAVDSAFFAWVNGNPVGYSQDSRLPAEFEISDYCYPWDSGKQNVLAVQVFRWSDGSYLEDQDHWWLSGLHRDVLLLAKPKVFIADYFFKSKLADDFSYADIQVEVKIDNMLESSKDLLLSNFIIEAAVFDTKRWYKSGGFSDELSPKVANLKLNLSPSPVLGFHGYLLEGKLDTPNLWSAEQPNVYILVVTLKDKSGKLLDSESSIVGIRQVSKAFKQLLVNGHPVMIKGVNRHEHHPRVGKTNIESCMVKDLIMMKEYNINAVRNSHYPQHPRWYELCDLFGMYMIDEANIETHGFDLSGHLKHPTKEPSWAGAMLDRVVGMVERDKNHACIISWSLGNEAGYGPNHSAMAGWIREKDPSRLVHYEGGGSRTDSTDIVCPMYMRIWDIVKIALDKSESRPLILCEYSHAMGNSNGNIDEYWEAIDNTFGLQGGFIWDWVDQGLLKMGSDGIKRWAYGGDFGDQPNDLNFCLNGLMWPDRTPHPALHGNILIELGITKQNQRLLEIGTNRT, translated from the exons ATGGCTTCTCTGGCGACAAAAATGATTCTTCCCTCGGAGAATGGGTACAGAGCTTGGGAGGACCAGACCCTTTTCAAATGGCGCAAGAGAGACCCTCACGTCACCTTGCGTTGCCATGATTCCGTCGAAG GATCTTTGAGGTACTGGTACCAGAGAAACAACGTGGATCTCACTGTATCAAAATCTGCTGTTTGGAACGATGATGCTGTGCAAGCTTCTCTTGATAGTGCTGCTTTTTGGGTCGACGGGTTACCCTTTGTTAAGTCTTTATCTGGTTACTGGAACTTCTTCTTGGCTCCTACTCCTGCAAATGTCCCGGAGAAGTTTTATGATGCTGCGTTTTCCGATTCGGATTGGAAAGCTTTACCAG TTCCTTCCAATTGGCAGTGTCATGGCTTTGATCGGCCTATTTATACCAATATTGTGTATCCTTTCCTGAATGATCCTCCTCATGTTCCTGAAGATAACCCTACTGGTTGCTACAGGACTTACTTCCAGATTCCTAAAGATTGGAAGG ACAGAAGAATACTTCTTCACTTTGAAGCTGTAGACTCCGCATTCTTTGCTTGGGTGAATGGCAACCCTGTTGGGTACAG TCAAGACAGCAGATTACCAGCTGAATTTGAAATATCCGACTATTGCTATCCATGGGACTCCGGGAAACAAAATGTTCTTGCTGTCCAAGTCTTTAGATGGAGTGATGGTTCATACCTTGAAGACCAAGATCATTGGTGGTTGTCAGGCCTTCACCGAGACGTGCTTTTGCTAGCAAAGCCCAAG GTCTTCATTGCTGACTACTTTTTTAAGTCCAAATTAGCAGATGACTTTTCATACGCGGACATCCAG GTTGAAGTAAAGATAGACAATATGCTGGAGTCCTCAAAGGATCTTCTTCTATCTAACTTCATCATAGAGGCTGCCGTATTTGATACTAAAAGATGGTACAAATCTGGAGGATTTAGTGATGAACTTTCTCCCAAGGTGGCTAATCTGAAGCTTAATCTTTCTCCAAGCCCAGTTCTTGGATTTCATGGTTATTTGCTTGAGGGAAAACTGGATACTCCAAATCTCTGGTCAGCAGAACAA CCAAATGTCTACATCCTCGTTGTAACCCTGAAAGATAAATCTGGGAAACTCCTTGATTCTGAGTCTAGCATTGTTGGCATTCGCCAAGTATCAAAGGCCTTCAAACAGCTTCTTGTTAATGGACATCCGGTCATGATTAAAGGTGTAAACAGGCATGAGCACCACCCACGTGTTGGAAAGACTAACATAGAGTCATGCATGGTCAAG GATTTAATCATGATGAAAGAATACAATATCAATGCTGTGCGGAACAGTCATTATCCTCAGCATCCCCGCTGGTATGAATTATGTGATTTGTTCGGCATGTACATGATCGATGAAGCCAATATAGAGACACATGGTTTTGATCTTTCTGGACATCTGAAGCACCCTACAAAAGAACCAAGCTGGGCAGGTGCTATGTTGGATCGTGTAGTTGGGATGGTCGAGAGAGACAAGAACCATGCCTGCATAATTTCTTGGTCACTGGGAAACGAAGCAGGCTATGGGCCTAATCATTCTGCCATGGCAG GTTGGATTAGGGAAAAGGACCCCTCACGGTTGGTACACTATGAAGGTGGTGGTTCCAGAACAGATTCTACTGATATAGTCTGCCCTATGTACATGCGGATTTGGGATATTGTCAAGATTGCACTTGATAAAAGTGAATCACGTCCGTTGATATTATGCGA GTATTCACATGCTATGGGTAATAGCAACGGGAATATAGACGAGTACTGGGAGGCAATTGATAATACCTTTGGCCTGCAAGGAGGCTTCATATGGGACTGGGTTGACCAG GGTCTATTGAAGATGGGGTCAGATGGCATTAAGCGTTGGGCTTATGGAGGGGACTTTGGTGACCAACCTAATGATCTGAACTTCTGTCTGAATGGGCTTATGTGGCCTGACCGAACGCCTCATCCAGCACTCCATGGTAACATCTTGATAGAGTTAGGAatcacaaaacaaaaccaaaggCTTTTAGAAATTGGAACAAATCGAACTTGA
- the LOC130511995 gene encoding histone acetyltransferase GCN5-like gives MDSHSSHLNAANRSRSSQTPSPSHSASASVSSSLHKRKLAATTAANAAASEDHPPPSAASFPPSSNDDLESISAARGADSDSDPEESEDAVVDDDEEDFAPEPDQDSSIRAFTAARLDANGGGSSRNNTKIKTEISTSVKLEAGVSSVSGIVPKDESGKVSTDDVQTCGAYIAREEALRREEEANRLKFVCYSNDCVDEHMMCLIGLKNIFARQLPNMPKEYIVRLLMDRKHKSVMVVRPPAGGNGITHVVGGITYRPYHSQRFGEIAFCAITADEQVKGYGTRLMNHLKEHARNVDGLTHFLTYADNNAVGYFVKQGFTKEIYLEKDAWHGFIKDYDGGLLMECKIDPKLPYTNLSKMIRQQRKAIDERIRELSNCQKVYQVPEFQKKEGGSPRKIRVEDIPGLTEAGWTPDQWGHTRYKLFSGPGDSVTKQKQLNALIRVLLKTMQDHSDAWPFKEPVDPLDVPDYYEIIKDPIDLKTIGKRVESEQYYVTLDMFVADARRMFNNCRTYNSPDTIYYKCATRLETHFHSKVQAALQSGAKSQ, from the exons ATGGACTCTCACTCTTCTCACCTCAACGCAGCCAACCGCTCTCGCAGCTCTCAAACCCCCTCTCCTTCCCACTCCGCCTCCGCCTCCGTCTCCTCCTCCCTCCACAAACGCAAACTCGCCGCCACCACCGCAGCGAACGCCGCCGCCTCCGAGGACCACCCACCTCCCTCCGCCGCTTCCTTCCCTCCTTCCTCCAACGACGACCTCGAGAGCATCTCCGCCGCGCGGGGAGCCGATTCCGACTCCGACCCCGAGGAATCAGAGGACGCCGTCGTGGACGACGACGAGGAAGACTTCGCTCCCGAGCCGGATCAGGACTCTTCGATCCGCGCGTTCACCGCCGCTAGGCTCGATGCCAACGGTGGCGGCTCGAGCCGCAACAACACTAAGATCAAGACGGAGATCTCGACGTCGGTGAAGCTCGAGGCTGGCGTGAGCTCGGTCTCGGGGATTGTGCCCAAGGATGAGTCTGGTAAGGTATCGACGGATGATGTACAGACCTGCGGGGCTTACATTGCCAGAGAAGAGGCTCTCAGGAGAGAG GAAGAAGCTAACCGGCTCAAGTTTGTATGTTACTCTAATGATTGCGTTGATGAGCATATGATGTG CTTGATTGGGTTGAAGAATATATTTGCAAGACAGCTGCCTAATATGCCAAAGGAGTACATTGTTCGCCTCCTCATGGATAG GAAACATAAGTCTGTTATGGTCGTAAGACCTCCTGCAGGTGGTAATGGTATCACTCATGTTGTAGGTGGTATAACTTATCGTCCATATCATAG TCAGAGGTTTGGAGAAATAGCATTTTGTGCAATCACCGCAGATGAACAAGTTAAAGGTTACGGTACCAGATTGATGAACCACTTGAAAGAACATGCACGCAATGTTGATGGATTGACGCATTTTCTTACTTATGCTGACAACAATGCTGTTGGTTATTTTGTCAAGCAG GGTTTCACTAAAGAGATTTACTTGGAAAAAGATGCATGGCATGG GTTCATTAAAGACTATGATGGTGGCCTCCTTATGGAATGCAAAATTGATCCAAAGCTTCCATATACAAATTTGTCAAAGATGATTCGTCAGCAAAGAAAA GCAATTGATGAAAGGATAAGAGAGTTATCGAACTGTCAGAAGGTGTATCAAGTACCTGAATTTCAAAAG AAAGAAGGTGGAAGTCCTAGGAAGATCAGAGTTGAGGATATTCCTGGCTTAA CGGAAGCAGGTTGGACCCCAGATCAGTGGGGGCACACGCGTTACAAATTATTCAGTGGTCCTGGAGATAGTGTAACAAAGCAAAAGCAGTTGAACGCACTTATTCGCGTACTTCTGAAG ACAATGCAAGACCATTCTGATGCTTGGCCTTTTAAAGAACCAGTTGATCCTCTCGATGTCCCAGATTACTATGAAATCATTAAAGATCCCATTG ATCTGAAGACAATTGGGAAGAGAGTAGAGTCAGAACAGTACTACGTGACGCTCGACATGTTTGTGGCTGATGCGAGACGGATGTTTAACAATTGTAGAACTTACAACTCACCAGATACCATTTACTACAAATGTGCAACCAG GTTGGAGACACACTTCCATAGCAAAGTACAAGCAGCTCTCCAGTCTGGTGCTAAATCTCAATAG
- the LOC130510488 gene encoding urease accessory protein F-like — protein sequence MIGEGERDASSCRQWSEWQLLDSILPTGGFAHSLGLEASVQTRLVSSPTDLETHIIHLLDNTASLLLPFVYSSHKSPDTETWQKLDLLLDATLTNQVSSKASISQGSALLRVAASVFTEIPSLKTIRDASSGESRLRFHHAPVFGLVCGLLGMDSETCQRAYLFVTLRDVVSAATRLNLVGPMGASVMQHRIAAVAGETVLEKWKDRDAGEACQTSPLLDVVQGCHGYLFSRLFCS from the coding sequence ATGATTGGAGAAGGCGAGAGGGATGCGTCCTCTTGTAGGCAGTGGAGCGAGTGGCAATTACTGGATTCCATTTTACCAACAGGAGGCTTCGCTCATTCCTTGGGTCTCGAAGCATCTGTTCAGACACGGCTAGTTTCGTCTCCAACAGATCTGGAAACCCACATCATCCATCTCTTGGACAACACAGCTAGCTTGCTCCTCCCTTTCGTCTACTCTTCCCACAAATCTCCCGACACAGAGACATGGCAAAAACTCGATCTACTCCTCGACGCGACCTTAACAAACCAAGTCTCCTCAAAGGCATCCATCTCCCAAGGATCAGCCTTGCTCCGCGTAGCTGCTTCTGTCTTCACCGAGATCCCATCTCTGAAGACGATCAGAGACGCTTCTTCCGGGGAGTCGCGTTTGCGTTTCCACCACGCTCCGGTCTTCGGGCTTGTGTGTGGCTTGCTCGGGATGGATTCGGAGACTTGTCAGAGGGCGTACCTGTTTGTTACGCTGAGAGATGTTGTCTCGGCTGCGACGAGGTTGAACTTGGTGGGACCCATGGGTGCTTCGGTGATGCAGCATCGTATCGCTGCGGTTGCGGGTGAAACCGTTTTAGAGAAGTGGAAGGATCGTGATGCTGGTGAGGCGTGTCAGACGTCTCCGTTGCTGGATGTTGTGCAAGGTTGTCACGGTTACTTGTTTTCTAGATTGTTCTGCTCTTGA
- the LOC130510489 gene encoding F-box/LRR-repeat protein 17-like has translation MLSLVFGIDITDASVAAISSSYTNLELLDLSGSSITDTGLGMICDVLPDTLSKLLVALCPNITSSGIQFATAQLPLLDLMDCGMTVSDPSSDNPTSSEKSSTSQKAPGYNQKMFIKHKQLKKLSLWGCSSLNALFLNCPELKDLNLNSCSNLQAESLVLQCPKLELVHASGCQNLLIGAIRKQVSENFAAGENHIPRKRLADASKRIQAPPSVYQETREDENNPGKKRRKVEREVCTIIH, from the exons ATGCTCTCCCTAGTTTTTGGAATAGATATCACTGATGCATCTGTAGCTGCCATTTCCTCAAGTTACACAAACTTGGAACTGCTTGATCTGAGTGG ATCCAGCATTACTGATACTGGTCTTGGGATGATCTGCGATGTCTTACCTGATACACTCTCAAAATTACTTGTTGCTCTTTGTCCCAACATTACATCAA GTGGCATTCAGTTTGCTACTGCTCAACTTCCTCTTCTTGATCTGATGGATTGTGGCATGACTGTGTCTGATCCCAGTTCAGATAATCCGACCTCTTCAGAGAAGAGTTCGACTTCGCAAAAAGCACCAGGCTACAATCAGAAGatgtttattaaacataaacaGTTGAAGAAACTCAGTTTGTGGGGATGTTCCAGTTTGAAC GCTTTGTTCCTAAACTGCCCAGAGCTCAAGGACTTGAATTTGAACTCGTGCAGCAATTTGCAAGCTGAGAGTTTGGTGCTCCAGTGTCCAAAGTTGGAACTTGTGCACGCATCAGGATGTCAAAACCTACTAATAGGAGCTATCCGAAAACAG GTTTCTGAGAACTTTGCTGCTGGTGAAAACCACATTCCACGGAAACGCTTGGCTGATGCGTCGAAAAGGATTCAGGCTCCACCTTCCGTATACCAAGAG ACAAGAGAAGATGAGAATAATCCagggaagaagagaaggaaggTTGAGAGAGAAGTGTGTACCATTATACATTAA